A region from the Lolium perenne isolate Kyuss_39 chromosome 4, Kyuss_2.0, whole genome shotgun sequence genome encodes:
- the LOC139830415 gene encoding uncharacterized protein: protein MRKAIKSQVLPDFHAEWLELQAPKKPDMSSSWTMYFDGSKRNEGAGAGIVLTSPRGDRTLYVLRVNFLNASNNEAEYEALIHGMRMAKACGATRLIIYGDSNLVVQQTMKECDAPAKNMAAYRELYNTLESEFDGCELQHIGRSSNAEADKLATIGSTCAPIPPDVFYEEIDEHSIKPKPTVTEKSKPGCRRRYGSSRIS, encoded by the coding sequence ATGAGGAAAGCGATCAAGTCGCAAGTACTCCCTGACTTCCACGCTGAATGGCTCGAGTTGCAAGCACCAAAGAAGCCAGATATGTCGAGTTCCTGGACAAtgtactttgatggatccaagcgcaATGAAGGAGCAGGAGCTGGGATTGTGCTCACCTCGCCAAGGGGAGACAGGACATTGTACGTGCTTCGGGTGAACTTCCTGAACGCGTCAAACAACGAAGCTGAATACGAAGCCCTAATACATGGGATGCGGATGGCAAAGGCTTGTGGCGCCACTCGACTCATCATCTATGGCGACTCAAACCTCGTGGTACAGCAAACCATGAAGGAGTGCGACGCCCCAGCCAAAAACATGGCCGCATATCGGGAACTCTACAATACACTTGAGAGCGAATTCGATGGATGTGAGTTACAGCACATTGGGAGAAGCAGTAACGCAGAAGCTGACAAACTAGCAACCATTGGGTCCACCTGCGCGCCCATACCACCCGATGTTTTCTACGAGGAAATCGATGAGCACTCAATCAAACCCAAACCCACAGTCACGGAGAAGTCAAAACCAGGTTGTAGGCGCAGATACGGAAGCAGCCGCATCAGCTAG
- the LOC139830416 gene encoding uncharacterized protein translates to MTRSGSPFRRIVIQGEDGSVFVLNIGVHGSATVVSLVRVSVRTSAWPLYRVKMWACGPPPSSKADCKRDVVRMAAYASSSASPGAVPVEELTSFLVVSGPYLIGDGSSKHLRLYIRICKHM, encoded by the coding sequence atgacgcGCTCGGGTTCGCCGTTCAGGCGTATCGTCATCCAAGGGGAGGACGGCTCAGTGTTCGTCCTGAACATCGGCGTGCACGGCTCGGCCACTGTCGTGTCTTTGGTGCGCGTCAGTGTGCGCACATCTGCGTGGCCGCTGTACAGGGTGAAGATGTGGGCGTGTGGTCCGCCGCCATCCTCGAAAGCGGACTGCAAGCGGGATGTCGTGAGGATGGCTGCCTATGCTTCTAGCAGCGCGTCGCCGGGCGCCGTCCCGGTTGAGGAGCTTACGTCGTTCCTCGTGGTGTCGGGGCCATACCTCATCGGTGATGGATCGTCCAAGCATCTACGTCTCTACATTCGCATATGCAAGCACATGTAG